A genomic segment from Actinoplanes sichuanensis encodes:
- a CDS encoding AfsR/SARP family transcriptional regulator, with translation MHWRLLGPVELSHDGHEVDLGPGKQRCLLAALLLTPRQAVPAGTLIDRIWGDSPPRSATPLAPYATRLRRVLDPVLGPGSLRFAAGGYLIDCDPELVDLHRARRRIFEARAAEESGDDEQAGRLLLGALDGWGDEALAGVPGDWAARVRDALGRERLDVLTRLGRSALRLGRAEETAERLAPFAAEHPTVEGLIAVQMRALVAAGRPAQALETFARTRDAIADRLGSEPGPELTALHTRILRGDPPPAAPARRAELSQLPADAIAFTGRRAELGELDRAMAVGLRLAVVTGPPGVGKTALAVHWGHRSRHRFPDGQLYLNLRGFDRSDEVMSADEAARNLLAVLDPGRPVPHGLDARTGLLRGLLAGRRLLLVLDNVRDAAHVRPLLPGAGATVAVVTSRDRLTGLVASHGAAPVPLDALDPGAAGELLAGRLGATRLAAEPCTVAALVAATAGLPLALVTVAARAAIRSGAALGDLAAELAGSRLDGLDGDDETDPRTVFSWSYRSLSPAAARLFRLLGANPGPDLSAAAAASLAAVSTSTADASATTATSATAAAVSADAATASGGDHVGDALAELVRASLISEHRPGRFVMHDLLRAYAADLLSETERGPAVRRLLDHLLHTARTAALNLDPKRRPLTIPPPAAGVRPEPLSGEAEALRWFTAEHAVLMAALRQAADLDDYGWQLPWALDDFLDRQGHWDDWAAAERIAVTAAGRRGEARAEARAHQSLARGFVQVGRYDEAEPHYAEAVRLYERLDDPGGRANILFGIAWMRDQQGRNADCQELVRQARPLYRAAGDVVGEARALSALGWSLGRDGHHDLTLRYCREALALHDELGDRHGQAATWDSIGWAHHHLGDHDLAVAAYQRSLDLYRSAGDLANEADIREHLGDTYAAAGDTVAAAGQWRQALTLLEKLDHPGTAGLRVKLRLS, from the coding sequence ATGCACTGGCGGCTGCTGGGACCGGTCGAGCTGTCACACGACGGGCACGAGGTCGATCTCGGACCCGGCAAACAGCGCTGCCTGCTCGCCGCCCTGCTGCTCACCCCGCGCCAGGCGGTGCCGGCCGGCACCCTGATCGACCGGATCTGGGGTGACTCGCCGCCCCGCTCGGCCACACCGCTCGCGCCGTACGCGACCCGGCTACGGCGCGTCCTCGACCCGGTCCTCGGCCCCGGCAGTCTCCGGTTCGCGGCCGGCGGCTACCTGATCGACTGCGATCCCGAGCTCGTCGACCTGCACCGGGCCCGCCGCCGGATCTTCGAGGCGCGCGCCGCCGAGGAGTCCGGTGATGACGAGCAGGCCGGGCGACTGCTGCTCGGCGCACTCGACGGTTGGGGCGACGAGGCACTGGCCGGGGTGCCCGGCGACTGGGCGGCCCGGGTCCGCGACGCCCTCGGCCGGGAACGGCTCGACGTGCTGACCCGCCTGGGCCGCAGCGCCCTGCGTCTGGGGCGGGCCGAGGAGACCGCGGAACGGCTCGCCCCGTTCGCCGCCGAGCACCCGACCGTCGAGGGCCTGATCGCGGTGCAGATGCGCGCCCTGGTCGCGGCCGGGCGGCCGGCACAGGCGCTGGAGACGTTCGCCCGTACCAGAGATGCCATCGCCGACCGGTTGGGCAGCGAACCCGGACCCGAACTGACCGCCCTGCACACCCGGATCCTGCGTGGCGATCCGCCGCCCGCGGCGCCCGCGCGCCGCGCCGAGCTGTCCCAACTGCCGGCTGACGCCATCGCCTTCACCGGCCGCCGCGCCGAACTCGGTGAGCTCGACCGGGCGATGGCCGTCGGTCTGCGCCTGGCCGTCGTCACCGGCCCGCCCGGCGTCGGCAAGACCGCCCTCGCCGTGCACTGGGGCCACCGGTCCCGGCACCGGTTCCCGGACGGGCAGCTCTATCTCAACCTGCGCGGCTTCGACCGCAGCGACGAGGTGATGAGCGCCGACGAGGCGGCCCGCAACCTGCTCGCCGTCCTCGACCCCGGCCGGCCCGTCCCGCACGGCCTGGACGCCCGCACCGGCCTGCTGCGCGGCCTGCTCGCCGGGCGGCGGCTGCTGCTGGTGTTGGACAACGTCCGCGACGCCGCCCACGTACGGCCGCTGCTGCCCGGCGCCGGTGCGACGGTCGCCGTCGTCACCAGCCGGGACCGGCTCACCGGCCTGGTCGCCTCACACGGCGCCGCCCCGGTGCCGCTGGACGCCCTCGACCCCGGCGCCGCCGGTGAACTGCTGGCCGGGCGGCTCGGCGCAACCCGCCTCGCCGCCGAGCCGTGCACCGTGGCCGCTCTGGTCGCGGCCACCGCCGGGCTGCCGCTCGCCCTGGTCACGGTCGCGGCACGGGCCGCCATCAGGTCCGGTGCGGCGCTCGGTGACCTGGCCGCCGAACTCGCCGGTTCCCGCCTCGACGGCCTCGACGGCGATGACGAGACCGACCCGCGAACCGTGTTCTCCTGGTCCTACCGCTCGCTGAGCCCGGCCGCGGCCCGACTGTTCCGACTGCTCGGCGCCAACCCGGGCCCGGATCTGTCCGCCGCGGCTGCGGCCTCGCTCGCCGCCGTCTCCACCTCCACCGCGGACGCCTCCGCCACCACCGCCACCTCCGCCACCGCCGCCGCCGTGTCCGCGGACGCCGCTACGGCTTCCGGCGGGGATCACGTCGGGGATGCCCTCGCCGAACTTGTTCGGGCCAGCCTGATCAGCGAGCACCGGCCCGGACGTTTCGTGATGCACGATCTGCTCCGGGCGTACGCCGCCGATCTGCTCTCCGAAACCGAACGCGGTCCGGCCGTGCGCCGCCTGCTGGACCACCTGCTGCACACCGCCCGGACGGCCGCGCTCAACCTGGACCCGAAACGGCGGCCGCTGACCATCCCGCCGCCGGCGGCCGGGGTCCGGCCCGAGCCGCTCAGCGGCGAGGCCGAGGCGTTGCGCTGGTTCACCGCGGAGCACGCCGTGCTGATGGCGGCGCTGCGGCAGGCCGCCGACCTGGACGATTACGGCTGGCAGCTGCCGTGGGCGCTCGACGACTTCCTGGACCGGCAGGGCCACTGGGACGACTGGGCGGCCGCCGAGCGGATCGCCGTCACCGCCGCCGGCCGTCGCGGCGAGGCCCGGGCCGAGGCCCGCGCCCACCAGTCGCTGGCCCGCGGGTTCGTGCAGGTCGGCCGATACGACGAGGCCGAACCCCACTATGCCGAGGCGGTCCGGCTCTATGAGCGGCTGGACGATCCCGGCGGCCGGGCCAACATCCTGTTCGGGATCGCCTGGATGCGCGACCAGCAGGGCCGCAACGCCGACTGCCAGGAACTGGTCCGGCAGGCCCGGCCGCTCTATCGGGCCGCCGGTGATGTGGTCGGCGAGGCCCGTGCCCTGAGCGCACTCGGCTGGTCGCTGGGCCGCGACGGCCATCATGACCTCACCCTGCGCTACTGCCGGGAGGCGCTCGCCCTGCACGACGAACTCGGCGACCGGCACGGGCAGGCCGCCACCTGGGACAGCATCGGCTGGGCACACCACCACCTCGGCGACCACGATCTGGCGGTCGCGGCGTACCAGCGGTCGCTCGACCTCTACCGGTCGGCCGGGGACCTCGCCAACGAAGCCGACATCCGGGAACATCTCGGCGACACCTACGCGGCCGCGGGTGACACCGTGGCCGCCGCCGGGCAGTGGCGGCAGGCGCTCACCCTGCTGGAGAAACTCGACCACCCGGGCACGGCCGGGCTGCGCGTCAAATTGCGGCTGAGCTGA
- a CDS encoding NUDIX hydrolase produces MMGSVHRPAVRVICFDADGRVLLMNWADPVSGGRLWEPPGGGIDPGETPLEAARRELAEETGLDPAAIGERFLEVQRDTVWKGTHFVGPEQFFTASFAGSRPPVVRAGLLPYEQSELLTHAWILPAELSALPDPLEPPSLPALLPEFRSWT; encoded by the coding sequence ATGATGGGGAGTGTTCACCGCCCGGCGGTACGGGTGATCTGTTTCGACGCCGACGGTCGTGTCCTGCTGATGAACTGGGCGGATCCGGTCTCCGGCGGGCGCCTCTGGGAGCCGCCCGGCGGTGGCATCGATCCGGGCGAGACCCCGCTGGAGGCGGCCCGGCGCGAGCTCGCCGAGGAGACCGGCCTCGACCCGGCGGCGATCGGGGAGCGCTTCCTGGAGGTGCAGCGCGACACGGTCTGGAAGGGGACCCACTTCGTGGGCCCGGAGCAGTTCTTCACGGCGTCGTTCGCCGGCTCACGGCCGCCGGTGGTCCGGGCCGGCCTGCTGCCGTACGAGCAGAGCGAACTCCTCACCCACGCCTGGATCCTGCCGGCCGAGCTGTCCGCACTCCCGGACCCGCTGGAACCGCCGTCCCTGCCGGCCCTGCTCCCGGAATTCCGCTCCTGGACCTGA
- a CDS encoding glycoside hydrolase family 48 protein, whose translation MTPSPRSAGRFRRRVALAGVAVLGAGAVLAAGAPAYAAAGCTVVYKVQSQWTGGFTGDIQIKNTGDPLSSWKLEFDFPDAAQKAVQGWSGVYSQSGQHVTVNNAAWNGSLATNATVGTGFNGTFGTANPVPTAFTLNGTACNQAANAPTVAITSPAANTRYTAPASIPIAATATAASGQTISKVEFYHDGLLLGTDTAAPYTYSWDGVPAQTAAYHVQAIAYDNAGTKSSTADVPVFVDAATTPAIVADATSLAINPGASGSFKLALSKAPTANVTVAVARSAGSTAVTVTPATLTFTTSNWSTGQAVTVAAASTATAGSTATITASSTGYTSAQLGVTVTEPGSVDTRFTQLYNDLKNPANGYFSPEGVPYHSIETLIDEAPDHGHETTSEAFSYWLWLEAANSRITGDWAPFNSAWTTMEKYIIPSHADQPTNANYNASKPATYAAEYPLPSQYPSQLDTSVSVGTDPLAAELKSAYGTDDIYGMHWLLDVDNVYGFGHCGDGTTRVAYINTFQRGPQESTFETVPQPSCDTFKHGGPNGYLDLFTKDASYAKQWKYTNAPDADARAVQVAYWALQWATEQGKQSQISTTVANAAKMGDYLRYSFYDKYFKQPGCASTSCAAGTGKNASNNLMSWYYAWGGAYDTSAGWAWRIGSSVSHFGYQNPMAAYIMSNVSAFNPKSPTAKADWQASLDRQLEFYQWLQSSEGAIAGGATNSWNGNYSARPSNVPQFYGLSYVEAPVYEDPPSNRWFGMQTWSLERLAELYYVTGNAKAKAVLDKWVPWALANTTIGANTFAIPSDLQWSGAPATWNPSNPAANTNLHVTVLNHSQDLGVAGSYAKLLTFYAAKSGNAQAKAAAKGLLDAIWAFKDSKGVSSTETRADYNRMDDVYNASTGQGIYIPPNWTGKMPNGDVIKPGVSFLDIRSFYRNDPDFPKLDAYLKGGPAPTFNYHRFWAQVDVATGYAEYARLFPQG comes from the coding sequence GTGACCCCATCCCCCAGAAGCGCCGGTAGGTTCCGGCGCAGAGTCGCACTCGCCGGCGTCGCCGTACTCGGCGCCGGCGCGGTCCTCGCGGCCGGCGCCCCGGCCTACGCCGCGGCCGGCTGCACCGTCGTCTACAAGGTGCAGAGCCAGTGGACCGGCGGCTTCACCGGCGACATCCAGATCAAGAACACCGGCGACCCGCTGTCCAGCTGGAAACTCGAGTTCGACTTCCCGGACGCGGCGCAGAAGGCCGTGCAGGGCTGGAGCGGCGTCTACAGCCAGAGCGGCCAGCACGTCACGGTGAACAACGCGGCCTGGAACGGGTCGCTGGCCACCAACGCCACGGTCGGTACCGGCTTCAACGGCACGTTCGGTACGGCCAACCCGGTGCCCACCGCGTTCACGCTCAACGGCACCGCCTGCAACCAGGCCGCCAACGCGCCGACCGTGGCGATCACCAGCCCGGCCGCCAACACCCGCTACACCGCGCCGGCGTCCATCCCGATCGCGGCGACCGCCACCGCGGCCAGTGGGCAGACCATCAGCAAGGTCGAGTTCTACCACGACGGCCTGCTGCTGGGCACCGACACGGCCGCGCCGTACACGTACTCCTGGGACGGGGTGCCGGCCCAGACCGCCGCGTACCACGTGCAGGCCATCGCGTACGACAACGCCGGCACCAAGAGCAGCACCGCCGACGTGCCGGTCTTCGTGGACGCCGCGACCACCCCGGCGATCGTCGCCGACGCCACCTCACTGGCGATCAACCCCGGCGCCAGCGGCTCGTTCAAGCTCGCGTTGAGCAAGGCGCCGACCGCGAACGTCACCGTGGCCGTGGCCCGCTCGGCGGGCTCCACCGCGGTCACCGTGACCCCGGCGACGCTCACCTTCACCACGTCGAACTGGAGCACCGGCCAGGCGGTCACCGTCGCGGCGGCCAGTACGGCGACGGCCGGTTCCACCGCGACGATCACCGCGAGCTCGACCGGCTACACGTCGGCCCAGCTGGGCGTCACGGTCACCGAGCCGGGGTCGGTGGACACCCGGTTCACGCAGCTCTACAACGACCTGAAGAACCCGGCCAACGGCTACTTCAGCCCGGAGGGCGTGCCCTACCACTCGATCGAGACGCTGATCGACGAGGCGCCCGACCACGGTCACGAGACCACCAGTGAGGCGTTCTCCTACTGGCTGTGGTTGGAGGCCGCCAACTCGCGGATCACCGGTGACTGGGCGCCGTTCAACAGCGCCTGGACCACGATGGAGAAGTACATCATCCCGTCGCACGCCGACCAGCCGACGAACGCGAACTACAACGCGTCCAAGCCGGCGACGTACGCGGCCGAGTACCCGCTCCCGTCGCAGTACCCGTCCCAGCTCGACACCAGCGTCTCGGTCGGCACCGACCCGCTGGCCGCCGAGCTGAAGAGCGCCTACGGCACCGACGACATCTACGGCATGCACTGGCTGCTGGACGTCGACAACGTGTACGGCTTCGGCCACTGCGGTGACGGCACCACGCGTGTCGCGTACATCAACACGTTCCAGCGCGGCCCGCAGGAGTCGACGTTCGAGACCGTGCCGCAGCCGTCCTGCGACACGTTCAAGCACGGCGGCCCGAACGGCTACCTGGACCTGTTCACCAAGGACGCGTCCTACGCCAAGCAGTGGAAGTACACCAACGCGCCGGACGCCGACGCCCGCGCCGTGCAGGTCGCCTACTGGGCTCTGCAGTGGGCCACCGAGCAGGGTAAGCAGTCGCAGATCTCGACCACCGTCGCCAACGCGGCCAAGATGGGCGACTACCTGCGCTACTCGTTCTACGACAAGTACTTCAAGCAGCCCGGCTGCGCGTCCACCTCGTGTGCCGCGGGTACCGGCAAGAACGCCTCCAACAACCTGATGTCGTGGTACTACGCCTGGGGCGGGGCCTACGACACCAGCGCCGGGTGGGCGTGGCGCATCGGTTCGAGCGTCAGTCACTTCGGCTACCAGAACCCGATGGCCGCGTACATCATGTCCAACGTCAGCGCCTTCAACCCGAAGTCGCCGACCGCGAAGGCCGACTGGCAGGCCAGCCTCGACCGGCAGCTGGAGTTCTATCAGTGGCTGCAGTCGTCCGAGGGCGCCATCGCCGGCGGTGCGACCAACAGTTGGAACGGCAACTACTCGGCCCGGCCGAGTAACGTGCCGCAGTTCTACGGGCTGTCGTACGTCGAGGCCCCGGTCTACGAGGACCCGCCGTCCAACCGCTGGTTCGGCATGCAGACCTGGTCGCTGGAGCGGCTCGCCGAGCTGTACTACGTGACCGGCAACGCCAAGGCCAAGGCGGTGCTCGACAAGTGGGTGCCGTGGGCGCTGGCCAACACCACGATCGGGGCGAACACCTTCGCCATCCCGTCCGACCTGCAGTGGTCCGGCGCGCCGGCCACCTGGAACCCGTCGAACCCGGCGGCCAACACCAACCTGCACGTGACCGTCCTCAACCACAGCCAGGACCTCGGGGTGGCCGGCTCGTACGCCAAGCTGCTCACCTTCTACGCCGCCAAGTCCGGTAACGCGCAGGCCAAGGCGGCGGCCAAGGGTCTGCTCGACGCGATCTGGGCGTTCAAGGACAGCAAGGGCGTGTCGAGCACCGAGACCCGCGCCGACTACAACCGGATGGACGACGTCTACAACGCCTCCACCGGTCAGGGCATCTACATCCCGCCGAACTGGACCGGCAAGATGCCGAACGGCGACGTCATCAAGCCGGGTGTCTCGTTCCTGGACATCCGCAGCTTCTACCGCAACGACCCGGACTTCCCGAAGCTCGACGCCTATCTGAAGGGCGGCCCCGCGCCGACCTTCAACTACCACCGGTTCTGGGCGCAGGTCGACGTGGCCACCGGCTACGCCGAGTACGCCCGGCTGTTCCCCCAGGGGTGA
- a CDS encoding SGNH/GDSL hydrolase family protein gives MSDTVRRPAFHRAVTRRGLLLAGAGATVVMGTPGRAGEGDPIYHRPARVGTWAAALTAVPARKVLTLAGKTVRQVVHTSVGGDLPRVTLSNEFGAEPVRIGRATIGVRAGAGGSCDTVPGSLRPLTFGGAAGAVLTPGGLLVSDVADLILAPGADLVVSLYLPDKVRVGTVSPRAKQSNLITDGDATATDSPRRGRRTTRYLWLTGVSVRAVGDATAIVALGDSITCGTQTTDSANHRWPDLLSSRLRLERRARGLLNAGLSGNRLLFGYEDRTGDADVKASIGPAALRRFDRDVLGQPGVRYLVTLIGVNDLGNNTGLTSSRLIAGHRELIDKARVNGLRVYGGTLLPFGGAVRRYDNPANETKRQELNHWIRTAGAYDAVIDFDAAVRDPRAPHRMRARYDCGDGLHPNDLGTAALAAAVPLDLFDVVQT, from the coding sequence TTGTCCGATACCGTCCGTCGGCCGGCGTTCCACCGGGCCGTGACCCGTCGTGGCCTGCTGCTGGCCGGCGCCGGGGCGACCGTGGTGATGGGCACCCCCGGCCGGGCCGGTGAGGGCGATCCGATCTACCACCGCCCGGCCCGGGTCGGCACCTGGGCCGCCGCGCTCACCGCCGTCCCGGCTCGGAAGGTTCTCACGCTCGCCGGCAAGACGGTACGGCAGGTGGTGCACACCAGCGTCGGCGGCGACCTGCCACGCGTCACCCTGTCCAACGAGTTCGGCGCCGAGCCGGTGCGGATCGGCCGGGCCACCATCGGCGTGCGGGCCGGCGCCGGGGGCTCCTGCGACACCGTTCCCGGCAGCCTCCGCCCCCTCACCTTCGGCGGTGCCGCCGGAGCCGTCCTGACCCCGGGCGGCCTGCTGGTCAGCGACGTGGCCGACCTGATCCTCGCGCCCGGCGCCGACCTGGTGGTCAGCCTCTACCTGCCGGACAAGGTTCGGGTCGGCACGGTCAGCCCGCGGGCCAAGCAGTCCAACCTGATCACCGACGGCGACGCCACCGCCACCGACAGCCCGCGCCGGGGTCGGCGTACCACCCGCTACCTGTGGCTCACCGGGGTCAGCGTCCGCGCGGTCGGCGACGCCACCGCGATCGTCGCGCTCGGCGACTCGATCACCTGCGGCACCCAGACCACCGACAGCGCCAACCACCGCTGGCCCGACCTGCTGTCCAGCCGGCTGCGCCTCGAGCGCCGCGCGCGCGGCCTGCTCAACGCCGGCCTCAGCGGCAACCGGCTGCTCTTCGGATACGAGGACCGTACCGGCGACGCCGATGTCAAGGCGTCGATCGGGCCGGCCGCGCTGCGCCGTTTCGACCGCGACGTCCTCGGTCAGCCGGGGGTCCGCTACCTGGTCACCCTGATCGGGGTGAACGATCTCGGCAACAACACCGGCCTCACCTCGAGCCGGCTGATCGCCGGGCACCGCGAGCTCATCGACAAGGCGAGGGTCAACGGCCTGCGGGTGTACGGGGGGACGCTGCTCCCGTTCGGCGGTGCGGTACGCCGTTACGACAACCCGGCCAACGAGACGAAGCGGCAGGAACTCAACCACTGGATCCGGACCGCCGGAGCCTACGACGCGGTGATCGACTTCGACGCCGCGGTCCGTGACCCGCGAGCCCCGCACCGGATGCGGGCCCGCTACGACTGCGGTGACGGCCTGCACCCGAACGACCTGGGCACCGCGGCGCTGGCCGCGGCCGTGCCGCTGGACCTGTTCGACGTCGTCCAGACCTGA
- a CDS encoding lytic polysaccharide monooxygenase, giving the protein MKRLRLVAVALFAAAAGILALPSSPAQAHGAIQVPGSRTWFCYQDGRNPSTGAIEPKNAACAAAVAASGVTSLYNWFAVLRSDGAGRVSGFLPDGQLCSGGTGGPYNFTGFNLARTDWPTTHLTAGASVQFKYNNWAKHPGTFYLYITKDGYDPTKPLAWGDLEPTPFDQVTNPPANGGPGTDDGHYYWTGRLPANKTGKHLIYSVWSRSDSTETFYGCSDVVFDGGNGEVTGIGGGTSPSPSNPGSPSPSNPGSPSPSNPGSPSPSTPTNPGGCTAMYNITSAWSGGFQGEVMVHAGTSAVNNWKITWTWPGGQQLAQLWSGKAVSSGSLVTVTPESWNSSVPANGHVTFGFLATGTSAPTVQNLACTTA; this is encoded by the coding sequence ATGAAACGCCTTCGTTTGGTCGCGGTGGCCCTGTTCGCCGCCGCGGCCGGGATCCTGGCCCTGCCCAGCTCCCCGGCCCAGGCCCACGGCGCCATCCAGGTGCCCGGCAGCCGCACCTGGTTCTGCTACCAGGACGGCCGTAACCCGTCCACCGGCGCGATCGAGCCGAAGAACGCCGCCTGCGCGGCGGCGGTCGCGGCCAGTGGCGTCACGTCGCTGTACAACTGGTTCGCCGTGCTCCGCTCGGACGGGGCCGGGCGGGTCAGCGGATTCCTCCCGGACGGCCAGCTGTGCAGTGGTGGCACCGGTGGGCCGTACAACTTCACCGGGTTCAACCTGGCCCGGACCGACTGGCCGACCACCCACCTGACGGCCGGCGCGAGCGTCCAGTTCAAGTACAACAACTGGGCCAAGCACCCCGGCACGTTCTACCTGTACATCACCAAGGACGGCTACGACCCGACCAAGCCGCTCGCCTGGGGCGACCTGGAGCCGACGCCGTTCGACCAGGTGACCAACCCGCCCGCGAACGGCGGGCCGGGCACCGACGACGGGCACTACTACTGGACCGGGCGGCTGCCCGCGAACAAGACCGGTAAGCACCTGATCTACTCGGTGTGGTCGCGCTCGGACAGCACGGAGACCTTCTACGGCTGCTCCGACGTCGTCTTCGACGGCGGCAACGGCGAGGTCACCGGCATCGGCGGCGGCACCAGCCCGTCGCCGAGCAACCCGGGCAGCCCGTCGCCCAGCAACCCGGGCAGCCCCTCGCCCAGCAACCCGGGCAGCCCGTCGCCGTCCACGCCGACCAACCCGGGCGGCTGCACCGCGATGTACAACATCACGTCGGCGTGGTCCGGCGGCTTCCAGGGCGAGGTCATGGTGCACGCCGGGACCTCGGCGGTGAACAACTGGAAGATCACCTGGACCTGGCCCGGCGGGCAGCAGCTCGCCCAGCTGTGGAGCGGCAAGGCGGTCAGCAGCGGATCGCTGGTCACGGTGACACCGGAGAGCTGGAACTCGAGCGTGCCGGCCAACGGCCACGTCACGTTCGGATTCCTGGCGACCGGGACCTCGGCGCCGACGGTGCAGAACCTGGCCTGCACCACAGCGTGA
- a CDS encoding L-threonylcarbamoyladenylate synthase: MAKYFDVHPDNPQARSINQIVELIRSDGLVAYPTDSCFALGCRMGSKDALDRIRAIRHLDDRHHFTLMCHDFAQLGQFVTINNALFRAVKASTPGPFTFILPATKEVPRRLLHPKKKTVGVRITAHTTAQAILAELGEPLVSSTLLLPGETEAMTQGWEIKETLDHSIDAVIDSGDCGTEPTTVIDLSEGEPEILRVGAGDPSRFSSAAI; encoded by the coding sequence GTGGCCAAGTACTTCGACGTGCACCCGGACAATCCGCAGGCGCGCAGCATCAATCAGATCGTCGAGCTGATCCGCTCGGACGGGCTGGTCGCCTACCCGACCGACTCGTGTTTCGCGCTCGGGTGCCGGATGGGCAGCAAGGACGCGCTGGATCGGATCCGGGCGATCCGTCACCTCGACGACAGACACCATTTCACACTGATGTGTCACGATTTCGCCCAGTTGGGCCAGTTCGTGACGATCAACAACGCGCTGTTCCGGGCGGTGAAGGCCTCGACGCCGGGGCCGTTCACGTTCATCCTCCCGGCGACCAAGGAGGTGCCGCGGCGGCTCCTGCACCCCAAGAAGAAGACGGTGGGGGTACGGATCACCGCACACACCACCGCGCAGGCGATCCTGGCCGAACTCGGTGAGCCCCTGGTCTCGTCGACGCTGCTGCTGCCCGGTGAGACCGAGGCGATGACGCAGGGCTGGGAGATCAAGGAGACCCTCGACCACTCGATCGACGCGGTGATCGATTCCGGTGACTGCGGCACCGAGCCGACCACGGTGATCGACCTGTCCGAGGGCGAGCCGGAGATCCTGCGGGTCGGGGCGGGCGATCCGAGCCGGTTCAGCTCAGCCGCAATTTGA